The Deltaproteobacteria bacterium sequence CAGCAGGTCGCCCTGTTCGTCCTGGATACCCTGTTGCACCAGCGTCGCCACGATCACGTCCGCCCGCGCCAGCACCTCGTCGTCCAGCTCCCGTCGAGGCCGGCTCACCAGCCCCTCCATCAAGAGCTCCTTGTTGCCCACGATGGAGGTGACGTGGACCCCTTCCTCCAGCCAGCGTCCGAACACCACCGGCATGTTGCTGCCGGTGGCGCAAACGATGATGTCCACGTTCCGGGCGGCGTCCTCGGCCCGCTCCACCGGTTTCAGCTCTGCCTCCACGCAGGACTGCATGGTCTCGCAGAACGCACGGCGGTTGTCCGCGCTACGGCTGTAGACCCGCACCTCGGTGATGGGCCGGATGGCGCACATGGCCTCCAGGTGGCGCCGCGCCTGACGGCCGGTGCCGAGAAGGCCCAGCACCCGGGCATCCTGCCGCGCCAGCCCGCGGGTGCCGACGGCGCTGGTGATGGCGGTCTCGGTGGCGAACTCGTCCCCCGGCTCCTCCCGCCGGTACAAGGGCGGGCAGCCGGCGATGATGGCCAGGAGCGCGCCGGTCTCGCTGTCGTAGCAGACGTAGACCCGCGTCCCCACCGCCGCGTAGCTCTGGTCGTCGGCCGTGTAGTTGTGGCGCTCGTAGTGGACGAAGGTCCCGGCCACGCTCAGGGGCACGCAGCCGCCCGAGTGCACGCTGATGCGGCGGTCGTCCGCCAGCATGCGCTGGCGCGGCAGGCTGAAGAGGGGATGCTCCTCCTGGGAGGCGAATCCCCGCTCCACCGCGTCCACCGCCTCGGTGATGGAGATGAGCCCCTTGAGCTCCTCCGCCTTGATGAACAGCGCCATACCGGTCAGCGGTGCGCGCGGGTGAACTCCAGTGTGCGCTCGCACACGTTCTCGGTGGTCTGGTCGGGGGGCATGACGTTCCAGAACTCGCCGTTGGGAAGACACTCGCGCAGGTAGTGCGCTCCTGAGGTGGCGTGGGACGCGTCGTCGCCGGGCATGATCACGGCCGGCGCCTTGATGCCCATGACTTCCTCGGCGGTGGCGCCGGTGGCGGTGTCGCGGTCGAACAGGTCCGGACCGCAGGTCGCGATGATCCCCATGTAGCGGTCCGGGTCCTCGGCGGCGAATTGCTCGGCGAAGGCGCTGTCCCGGGCGATGACCGAAGCCCAGGGCCCGGACTCGGGATCGGCCCAGAAGGTCGTCCCCTTCGACGCCCGTTCCACGACCCCGTCGAGGCCGTTCTCCCGGACGAATCCGAGGTGGTTGGCCCAGCGCGCCTGGCACGAGGCCTTCCATCGGTATCCCCCCACCGGCCAGTGGAGGACCAATCCGCGGGTCCGTTCCGGAAAGTTGACGCCGAAGGAGAGCGCCACCGAGCAGCCCATGCAGCCGCCCATGACGAAAGCGGAGTCGATGCCGAGGTGATCCAGGAGTTGTTTCCCCTGGGTGGCGTAGGTGGTCCAGGTGATGCGCTCCACGCGGCCGCCGGACTGCCCGGACTCGCGCCGGTCGTAGGCGATGACCTGGTGTTCGGTGGCGAGCTTCGCCAGGGCGTCGAGGCCCTTCCAGGCCGTGGACACGCGCCACTTCTCGATGGTGGAATCGAATCCCCCGGGCGCCAGCATCAGCAAAGGCGGACCGGAGCCATGGATTTCATAATAGACCTCGATACCGTCGATGACAGCAGTCGACATGCAGTTCCTCCCGAAAAATCCGTACACACGCGCGTAT is a genomic window containing:
- a CDS encoding alpha/beta hydrolase, which translates into the protein MSTAVIDGIEVYYEIHGSGPPLLMLAPGGFDSTIEKWRVSTAWKGLDALAKLATEHQVIAYDRRESGQSGGRVERITWTTYATQGKQLLDHLGIDSAFVMGGCMGCSVALSFGVNFPERTRGLVLHWPVGGYRWKASCQARWANHLGFVRENGLDGVVERASKGTTFWADPESGPWASVIARDSAFAEQFAAEDPDRYMGIIATCGPDLFDRDTATGATAEEVMGIKAPAVIMPGDDASHATSGAHYLRECLPNGEFWNVMPPDQTTENVCERTLEFTRAHR
- a CDS encoding ornithine cyclodeaminase family protein: MALFIKAEELKGLISITEAVDAVERGFASQEEHPLFSLPRQRMLADDRRISVHSGGCVPLSVAGTFVHYERHNYTADDQSYAAVGTRVYVCYDSETGALLAIIAGCPPLYRREEPGDEFATETAITSAVGTRGLARQDARVLGLLGTGRQARRHLEAMCAIRPITEVRVYSRSADNRRAFCETMQSCVEAELKPVERAEDAARNVDIIVCATGSNMPVVFGRWLEEGVHVTSIVGNKELLMEGLVSRPRRELDDEVLARADVIVATLVQQGIQDEQGDLLEPVQNGVIAWDHVKDLSALVTGKTRGRRNDREITLFKQNSDQGVGYMALARLAHDKARAAGIGTEF